In Aequorivita sp. H23M31, a single window of DNA contains:
- the msrB gene encoding peptide-methionine (R)-S-oxide reductase MsrB, with product MNKPNKYPISKSEAEWREELDEKRYHVLREKGTEYPRTGEYNLHFENGTYVCGACHAPLFKSDQKFESSCGWPSFDDALEGAIEFVNDTSHGMIRTETLCANCGSHLGHIFNDGPTKTGQRYCINSLSLDFKEGEES from the coding sequence ATGAACAAACCAAATAAATATCCCATTTCCAAATCTGAAGCCGAATGGCGGGAGGAATTGGATGAAAAACGCTACCACGTTCTGCGTGAAAAAGGTACTGAATACCCCCGAACAGGGGAGTATAATTTACATTTTGAAAATGGTACTTACGTTTGTGGTGCCTGCCACGCCCCTCTTTTCAAAAGTGATCAAAAGTTTGAAAGTAGCTGTGGATGGCCTTCTTTTGACGATGCGCTTGAAGGTGCGATCGAATTCGTCAATGATACTTCTCACGGAATGATACGAACAGAAACGTTGTGCGCCAATTGCGGAAGTCATCTAGGCCATATTTTCAATGACGGACCTACCAAAACGGGACAACGGTATTGTATCAATTCCCTATCCTTGGATTTTAAAGAAGGAGAGGAAAGTTAA
- the lpdA gene encoding dihydrolipoyl dehydrogenase: MSKYDLIVLGSGPGGYVAAIRASQLGLKTAIIEKENLGGICLNWGCIPTKALLKSAQVFDYLKHADSYGLTVNEFDKDFGKVIERSRGVADGMSKGVQFLMKKNKIDIIEGLGKLKPGKKVEVDGKEYSADHIIVATGARSRELPNLKQDGKKVIGYREAMTLKEQPKSMIVVGSGAIGVEFAHFYNSMGTEVTIVEFLPNLVPLEDEEVSKQFERSFKKAGIKVMTNSSVEKLDTSGKNVKATVKTKKGEEILEAEIVLSAVGIASNLENIGLEDVGIVTDKGKIVVNDFYQTNIPGYYAIGDIVHGPALAHVASAEGITCVEKIAGLNVEPIDYGNIPGCTYASPEIASVGMTEKQARDAGYEIKVGKFPFSASGKASAAGTKDGFVKVIFDAKYGEWLGCHMIGAGVTDMIAEAVLGRKLETTGHEVLKTIHPHPTMSEAVMEAVADAYGEVIHL, from the coding sequence ATGAGCAAATACGACTTAATAGTTTTAGGAAGCGGCCCAGGTGGCTACGTTGCCGCCATTAGAGCCTCCCAACTGGGTTTAAAGACCGCCATTATTGAAAAAGAAAATCTTGGTGGAATCTGTTTAAATTGGGGCTGTATCCCTACAAAAGCACTTTTGAAAAGTGCGCAGGTTTTTGACTATCTAAAACATGCCGACAGTTACGGCCTTACCGTAAATGAATTTGATAAGGACTTTGGAAAAGTTATTGAAAGAAGCCGCGGAGTTGCCGATGGAATGAGCAAAGGCGTACAATTTTTAATGAAAAAAAATAAAATCGATATCATTGAAGGACTGGGGAAATTAAAACCAGGAAAAAAGGTGGAGGTCGATGGAAAAGAATATTCTGCAGACCACATTATTGTAGCTACAGGTGCCCGTTCAAGAGAATTACCTAATCTAAAACAAGATGGGAAGAAAGTAATTGGCTATCGCGAAGCTATGACGCTTAAAGAACAACCCAAAAGTATGATTGTAGTAGGTAGCGGCGCCATTGGAGTTGAATTTGCCCATTTCTATAATTCGATGGGCACAGAAGTTACCATAGTTGAGTTTTTACCAAATCTCGTTCCTCTTGAAGACGAGGAAGTTTCAAAACAATTTGAACGTTCTTTCAAAAAAGCGGGGATCAAGGTAATGACCAATTCTTCCGTAGAAAAATTGGATACTTCCGGTAAGAATGTAAAAGCCACCGTAAAGACCAAAAAAGGAGAAGAAATATTAGAAGCTGAAATAGTTCTTTCGGCAGTAGGTATCGCTTCAAATTTAGAAAACATAGGTTTGGAAGATGTCGGAATTGTTACCGACAAAGGAAAAATCGTCGTAAACGATTTCTATCAAACCAACATTCCAGGTTATTATGCTATTGGCGATATAGTGCACGGTCCCGCCCTAGCCCACGTGGCTTCTGCGGAAGGAATAACCTGCGTTGAAAAAATTGCTGGGCTTAACGTTGAACCTATCGATTATGGCAATATTCCAGGATGTACTTATGCAAGTCCCGAAATAGCGAGTGTAGGGATGACAGAAAAACAAGCTAGGGATGCCGGTTACGAAATTAAAGTCGGGAAATTCCCATTCTCTGCCAGTGGTAAAGCAAGTGCTGCCGGTACCAAGGATGGTTTTGTAAAAGTAATTTTCGATGCTAAATATGGAGAATGGCTCGGCTGCCATATGATTGGCGCTGGAGTAACAGATATGATTGCCGAAGCTGTATTGGGAAGAAAACTGGAAACCACAGGTCATGAAGTCCTAAAAACCATTCACCCCCACCCTACAATGAGCGAAGCCGTGATGGAAGCAGTAGCCGATGCGTATGGGGAAGTAATTCACTTGTAG
- the aroQ gene encoding type II 3-dehydroquinate dehydratase, with product MKIIIINGPNLNLLGMRENDIYGDETFTDFLEKLQQKFPKVNLSCYQSNIEGELIDKLHEAGKYFDGIILNAAAYTHTSVGIADAVRAIKTPVVEVHISNTFSREDFRHKSFTAPYSKGIIVGFGLQSYELALQSFL from the coding sequence ATGAAAATAATTATTATAAATGGCCCCAATTTAAATTTATTGGGAATGCGGGAGAACGATATTTACGGAGATGAAACCTTTACCGATTTCTTGGAGAAATTGCAGCAAAAATTTCCCAAAGTTAATCTTTCTTGTTATCAATCAAATATAGAAGGAGAATTGATTGATAAGTTACATGAAGCAGGAAAATATTTTGACGGTATCATTCTGAATGCTGCTGCCTATACACATACTTCTGTAGGTATTGCCGATGCCGTACGTGCAATAAAAACTCCTGTAGTGGAAGTTCATATTTCCAACACTTTTTCAAGGGAGGATTTTCGACATAAAAGTTTTACCGCTCCTTATTCAAAAGGAATAATTGTGGGCTTTGGCTTACAAAGTTATGAATTGGCTCTGCAGAGTTTTTTGTGA
- a CDS encoding porin family protein, whose product MKKIFYLLLLISSVAISQTKELTFGIVGGVNLSSFNNRSSSEDFKLNPGFFLGGIWAIPVKNRLEFQPEALYSLEILDVGLVEKQGNLKASYLRFPLLMKYYIIKGWGIDAGPTPGFLLNIKTKEGGVRDSFNLFDMALSLGTSYQTKNGIILGARYNLGIINISKVPELGEESKINGIQISVGYFL is encoded by the coding sequence ATGAAAAAAATATTTTATCTATTACTTTTAATATCCTCGGTTGCCATTAGCCAGACCAAAGAACTAACTTTCGGTATTGTAGGAGGTGTAAATCTATCATCTTTTAATAACAGGTCATCTTCGGAGGATTTCAAGTTGAACCCAGGATTTTTTCTTGGAGGGATTTGGGCGATTCCCGTAAAAAATCGATTGGAATTCCAACCTGAAGCCTTATATTCATTGGAGATTTTGGATGTTGGTCTGGTAGAAAAGCAGGGGAATCTAAAAGCCTCCTATTTGCGTTTTCCTCTCTTGATGAAATACTATATTATAAAAGGTTGGGGTATTGATGCAGGACCGACCCCTGGATTCCTATTGAATATTAAGACAAAAGAAGGAGGGGTGAGAGATAGTTTTAATCTTTTTGATATGGCTCTTAGCCTAGGCACTTCTTATCAAACCAAAAACGGCATTATTTTGGGAGCCAGATATAATCTTGGGATTATTAATATTTCCAAAGTTCCCGAGCTCGGTGAAGAATCCAAGATTAATGGGATTCAAATTTCAGTTGGGTATTTTCTGTAG
- a CDS encoding porin family protein produces MRKGLLIILVTLFALSVEAQEVRLGIKAGINLATLKGAGAKDFDSKTGINFGGFVEIPVSKNFYLQPELLYSAQGIKAEYFHVMSVEKRVAKVHRNIQLDLHYLNIPIMAKVYLLEGFALEVGPQLGFIISAKKNVKVDVSGELSDEAINVVKAEYAVGKSDVKEAFKTVELGLGFGPTYQSEMGILLGARFTFGFTGVYKDSSGPTQENKVIQFFAGYRF; encoded by the coding sequence ATGAGAAAAGGATTGCTTATTATATTAGTCACCCTTTTTGCCTTATCGGTTGAGGCACAAGAAGTGAGATTGGGAATAAAGGCCGGAATTAATTTAGCCACATTAAAAGGGGCGGGAGCTAAAGATTTTGATTCCAAAACTGGAATCAATTTTGGAGGGTTTGTAGAAATCCCCGTCAGTAAGAATTTTTATTTACAACCTGAACTTCTTTATTCCGCTCAAGGCATTAAGGCGGAATATTTTCATGTAATGTCGGTTGAAAAACGAGTTGCAAAAGTCCATAGAAATATACAACTTGATTTGCATTACCTTAATATACCAATTATGGCAAAAGTCTATCTCCTTGAAGGATTTGCTTTGGAGGTTGGCCCACAGTTGGGATTTATAATTTCGGCCAAAAAAAATGTCAAGGTAGATGTTAGCGGCGAATTGTCGGATGAAGCGATTAATGTAGTTAAGGCCGAGTATGCGGTGGGAAAGTCTGATGTAAAAGAGGCATTTAAAACCGTAGAACTGGGGCTTGGTTTTGGTCCCACCTATCAATCGGAAATGGGAATTCTCCTAGGAGCAAGGTTTACTTTTGGATTTACGGGTGTTTATAAAGATTCATCTGGTCCTACGCAAGAGAATAAGGTTATACAATTTTTTGCCGGTTATAGATTTTAG
- a CDS encoding porin family protein, giving the protein MKRLLLTISLAIFISASYSQEIQFGVKGGINLASVGSDGDSDVNTITAFHVGGLMEIALSERFALQPELVYSGQGAKVNRSASREDVIINANAKIKLDYLNIPLLAKYYIFNGFSLEAGPQIGFLLRANTETDLQIQGDLPPELLEIVYAEFEAGSGDIKDRCETLDISLGAGLSYKLENNIFFGVRYNLGLTNIYKDDTRA; this is encoded by the coding sequence ATGAAAAGATTATTACTAACAATTAGCCTAGCGATTTTTATCAGTGCCAGTTATTCACAAGAAATTCAATTTGGAGTAAAAGGAGGAATAAATTTAGCCTCCGTAGGCAGTGATGGCGACAGCGATGTAAATACAATAACAGCTTTTCATGTGGGAGGACTAATGGAAATTGCCTTGTCGGAAAGATTTGCCCTTCAGCCAGAGTTAGTTTATTCGGGTCAAGGCGCGAAAGTAAACCGGTCGGCGTCAAGAGAAGATGTTATTATAAATGCGAATGCTAAAATCAAGCTGGATTATCTCAATATCCCGTTGCTAGCAAAATATTATATTTTTAATGGTTTTTCATTGGAAGCAGGTCCTCAAATTGGATTTTTACTAAGAGCCAATACAGAAACTGATCTCCAGATCCAAGGAGATCTTCCGCCGGAACTTTTGGAGATTGTATATGCTGAATTTGAAGCAGGAAGTGGAGATATTAAAGATCGATGCGAGACCTTAGACATTTCCCTAGGAGCAGGCCTTTCTTACAAACTTGAGAATAATATTTTCTTTGGGGTTCGGTATAATTTAGGTCTAACCAACATATATAAAGACGATACTCGGGCCTGA
- a CDS encoding porin family protein, which translates to MKKLIVVALTLFIGTTAFSQSLDLGVKAGANFANISDAAGLSNKTGFQAGIFGGVKFSDKLGIQADLLYSQQGAKFDGGSFDLSYVNIPVVLKYYLFQGLNLQAGPQFGFVVDDNVTKVFGSIAKAESTDVSGVVGAGYDFPFGIRVDGRYNFGLTDVIDGAKNKNSVFSIALGYSFL; encoded by the coding sequence ATGAAGAAATTAATTGTAGTCGCATTGACATTATTTATCGGCACAACCGCTTTTTCACAAAGTCTAGATCTTGGGGTTAAAGCCGGAGCTAACTTCGCAAATATCTCGGATGCCGCTGGGCTTTCCAACAAAACCGGATTTCAAGCCGGTATTTTCGGTGGAGTTAAATTTTCTGATAAACTTGGTATTCAAGCAGATCTTTTATATTCACAACAGGGAGCGAAGTTTGACGGGGGAAGTTTTGATCTTTCTTATGTAAACATTCCCGTAGTTTTAAAATATTATTTATTTCAGGGTTTAAATCTTCAAGCTGGACCACAATTTGGGTTTGTCGTAGATGATAACGTAACAAAAGTTTTTGGTAGTATCGCTAAAGCAGAAAGCACTGATGTTTCAGGAGTAGTTGGTGCGGGATACGATTTTCCGTTTGGTATACGCGTTGATGGCAGATATAACTTTGGTTTGACAGATGTTATTGACGGTGCAAAAAATAAGAACAGCGTATTCTCAATTGCTCTAGGATATTCCTTCTTATAA
- the xerD gene encoding site-specific tyrosine recombinase XerD, with amino-acid sequence MDWNRALKDYQNYLRLERGLSENSIINYSLDVKKLVGWLNINAIQISPISITEETLQQFIYEIAKKVNPRSQSRLISGLKGFFNYLIFEDYRTTNPLDLIEAPNLGRKLPDTLAIEEIDAIIKAIDLGSNLGERNRAIVETLYACGLRVSELTNLKISDLYFEEGFIKVTGKGDKERLVPIGTNTIKFIEIYRKEIRIHHKIDPKAKDTLFLNQHGRQLTRAMIFTIVKRLAEKANIQKNISPHTFRHSFATHLLENGADLRAIQQMLGHESITTTEIYTHIDRKHLTEVINRFHPRKG; translated from the coding sequence ATGGACTGGAATAGAGCCTTAAAGGATTATCAAAATTATTTAAGATTGGAAAGAGGTCTTTCCGAAAATTCGATCATTAATTATTCCCTGGATGTAAAAAAGTTAGTTGGGTGGTTGAATATAAACGCAATACAGATATCTCCCATTTCCATTACCGAAGAAACGCTACAGCAATTTATTTATGAAATAGCAAAAAAAGTAAATCCTAGGTCCCAAAGCCGTTTAATTTCGGGGCTTAAGGGTTTTTTCAATTATTTAATTTTTGAAGATTATCGTACTACCAATCCGCTGGACCTTATCGAGGCACCAAACTTGGGACGAAAACTTCCGGATACTTTAGCTATTGAGGAAATTGACGCAATTATAAAGGCAATTGATTTGGGCTCAAACCTAGGGGAACGTAATCGCGCAATAGTCGAAACCCTTTATGCCTGTGGTCTTCGTGTATCGGAGCTTACTAATCTTAAAATTTCAGATCTCTATTTTGAGGAAGGTTTTATTAAGGTTACCGGAAAAGGAGATAAGGAACGCTTGGTTCCAATAGGAACAAACACTATCAAGTTTATTGAGATTTATAGAAAAGAAATCCGCATTCACCATAAAATAGATCCAAAAGCCAAGGATACCCTGTTCTTAAACCAGCACGGACGCCAACTCACGCGTGCGATGATATTTACCATCGTAAAAAGATTGGCAGAAAAAGCCAATATCCAAAAAAACATAAGTCCGCATACCTTTCGCCATTCCTTTGCAACCCATCTTCTGGAAAATGGAGCCGATCTAAGAGCAATTCAACAGATGCTTGGTCACGAAAGCATTACAACCACCGAAATTTACACACATATTGATAGGAAGCATTTAACCGAGGTGATTAATAGATTTCATCCTAGGAAGGGATGA
- a CDS encoding aldo/keto reductase, protein MKTLKFRNGDTIHAIGLGTWKAGGNELKKAVKEALYAGYRHIDTAKNYGNEEIIGEALAEVFAEGKIFREDVFITSKLWNDSHAEGQVIPALQESLKKLQLDRLDLYLIHWPVAFRHGVDFPKKPEDYLTPEDAPIIKTWRQMEQAKNLGLTRHIGVSNFSEKKLRELVEKATIKPEMNQVELHPLLQQNKLLEYCNSEDILVTAYSPLGSGDRSKAMKADDEPNMMDIEILKEIARDRSATVAQVLIAWHNHRGCAAIPKSTTKDHIISNFRAADVELEESDMKKIAKLDRNYRYINGKFFEESSRGYDNLYDE, encoded by the coding sequence ATGAAAACATTAAAATTCAGAAATGGTGATACTATACACGCCATTGGGCTTGGAACCTGGAAAGCTGGGGGAAACGAACTTAAAAAAGCAGTTAAGGAAGCACTTTACGCAGGTTATAGGCATATTGATACCGCAAAAAACTATGGAAATGAGGAGATAATTGGCGAAGCCCTCGCTGAAGTTTTCGCAGAAGGAAAGATATTTCGGGAAGATGTTTTTATCACATCCAAACTTTGGAATGATTCGCACGCGGAAGGACAGGTTATTCCTGCATTGCAGGAAAGTCTCAAAAAATTGCAACTGGATCGTTTAGATCTTTATTTAATACATTGGCCTGTTGCATTTAGACATGGAGTTGATTTTCCCAAAAAACCAGAAGATTATTTAACTCCAGAAGATGCACCTATTATTAAGACTTGGAGACAAATGGAACAAGCCAAAAATCTGGGTTTGACTCGCCATATTGGAGTTTCTAATTTTAGTGAAAAGAAATTAAGGGAATTGGTTGAAAAGGCTACCATAAAACCCGAAATGAACCAAGTGGAACTCCATCCATTATTACAACAAAATAAATTACTGGAATATTGCAATAGTGAGGATATTCTTGTCACCGCCTATTCCCCACTTGGTTCAGGCGATCGATCAAAGGCAATGAAGGCAGATGATGAACCAAATATGATGGATATAGAGATCTTAAAGGAAATTGCTAGAGACCGCAGTGCAACTGTTGCGCAGGTTCTTATTGCTTGGCATAATCATAGAGGTTGTGCCGCAATCCCAAAATCCACCACAAAAGACCATATCATCTCAAATTTTCGGGCTGCTGACGTCGAACTGGAAGAATCTGATATGAAAAAAATCGCAAAACTTGACCGTAATTATCGATATATCAACGGAAAGTTTTTTGAGGAATCTTCCCGAGGCTATGATAATCTGTATGATGAATAA
- the rny gene encoding ribonuclease Y has translation MGIDIVFALIGLVVGYLTAKLLERKRASSIIKLAKKTATGILKEARSEAETLKKDKILQAKEKFLELKAEHEKVIVSRDKKISEAEKRTRDKESQVSNELAKNKKLSAELELKQSEYDERLSLLDKKQQDTDRLHRSQIEQLEVISSLSAEEAKRQLMESLKGEAKSQAMAYIQSSMEEAKMTAKQDAKKIIINTIQRIGTEEAVENCVSVFNLESDDVKGRIIGREGRNIRALEAATGVEIIVDDTPEAIILSCFDSVRREVARLSLHKLVTDGRIHPARIEEVVEKTSKQIEEEIIDVGKRTVIELGIHGLHPELIKAVGRMKYRSSYGQNLLHHSREVARLCGVMASELGLNAKLAKRAGLLHDIGKVPETETELPHALLGMQWAEKYGEKPEVCNAIGAHHDEIEMTGLLSPIVQVCDAISGARPGARRQVLDSYIQRLKDLEEIAFGFNGVNKAYAIQAGRELRVMVESDKVSDEKASQLSFEISQKIQTDMTYPGQVKVTVIRETRAVNIAK, from the coding sequence ATGGGAATAGATATAGTTTTTGCATTAATAGGACTGGTAGTAGGCTATTTAACGGCTAAGCTCTTGGAACGGAAAAGAGCCTCGAGTATAATAAAACTCGCTAAGAAAACTGCCACAGGAATCTTAAAGGAAGCAAGGTCTGAGGCTGAAACCTTAAAAAAGGACAAGATACTTCAAGCCAAAGAGAAATTTTTAGAATTGAAGGCAGAACACGAAAAGGTGATTGTGTCTCGGGATAAGAAGATTTCAGAAGCGGAAAAAAGAACCAGAGATAAAGAATCCCAGGTCTCTAATGAACTGGCGAAAAATAAAAAATTAAGTGCCGAGTTGGAATTGAAACAAAGCGAGTATGACGAGAGGCTTTCGCTATTGGATAAAAAACAACAGGATACTGATAGACTTCATCGCAGTCAAATAGAGCAGTTGGAAGTTATTTCAAGTCTTTCGGCAGAAGAGGCCAAAAGACAGTTAATGGAGAGCCTTAAAGGAGAGGCAAAAAGTCAGGCAATGGCATATATCCAATCTTCAATGGAAGAGGCGAAAATGACTGCTAAACAGGATGCTAAAAAAATAATCATCAATACTATTCAACGCATCGGAACGGAAGAGGCAGTGGAAAATTGTGTTTCCGTTTTCAACCTTGAAAGCGATGATGTAAAAGGGAGAATCATTGGTCGTGAAGGGCGTAATATTCGTGCCCTTGAGGCGGCAACGGGAGTGGAGATTATTGTAGATGACACTCCGGAAGCGATTATTCTGTCGTGTTTCGATTCCGTTAGGAGAGAAGTGGCAAGACTTTCTCTTCATAAATTGGTTACTGATGGAAGAATTCACCCAGCTCGAATTGAAGAGGTTGTTGAAAAAACAAGCAAGCAGATAGAAGAAGAGATAATCGATGTAGGTAAACGTACTGTAATTGAGTTAGGAATCCACGGACTTCATCCTGAACTTATAAAAGCGGTAGGTCGTATGAAATATCGCTCTAGTTATGGGCAGAATCTGTTGCATCACTCTCGAGAAGTTGCGAGACTTTGCGGGGTAATGGCATCGGAATTGGGCTTAAATGCTAAATTGGCCAAACGTGCAGGTCTTCTTCACGATATCGGAAAAGTTCCTGAAACCGAAACAGAACTTCCACACGCACTTTTGGGAATGCAGTGGGCCGAAAAATATGGTGAGAAACCTGAAGTCTGCAATGCAATTGGAGCTCACCACGATGAAATTGAAATGACAGGCCTTCTTTCACCCATCGTTCAGGTTTGTGATGCTATTAGTGGGGCTCGACCAGGTGCTCGTCGCCAAGTGTTGGATTCGTATATTCAACGGTTAAAGGATCTAGAGGAAATTGCCTTTGGATTTAATGGAGTCAACAAAGCATATGCCATTCAAGCTGGCCGTGAATTACGCGTAATGGTGGAAAGTGATAAGGTAAGCGATGAAAAAGCTTCTCAGCTTTCTTTTGAAATCTCCCAAAAAATACAAACGGATATGACTTATCCCGGACAGGTAAAAGTTACCGTAATCCGCGAGACAAGAGCTGTAAATATTGCAAAATAA
- a CDS encoding cell division protein ZapA, which yields MSEPLKIKISIADRVYPLTISPAQEEGLRLASKKIESMIKKFEQSYAVRDKQDVLAMCALQFAAQVEQKEIDKSSDTQQAQSRLAALDRLLQKQLT from the coding sequence ATGTCCGAACCATTAAAGATCAAGATATCGATTGCAGATAGGGTATATCCCTTGACAATCAGTCCGGCCCAAGAAGAAGGACTGAGATTGGCCTCGAAGAAGATAGAGTCGATGATCAAAAAGTTCGAACAAAGTTATGCGGTGCGAGACAAACAGGATGTGTTGGCAATGTGTGCCCTCCAGTTTGCCGCCCAAGTGGAGCAAAAGGAAATCGATAAATCAAGTGATACGCAACAGGCCCAAAGCCGTTTGGCGGCTTTAGACCGTTTGTTGCAGAAACAATTGACATAA
- a CDS encoding M23 family metallopeptidase has protein sequence MKKICLSLLFLSAISFGQSEIPNDYFANPLNINLILSGNFGELRSNHFHSGLDIKTQQKEGLPVFASADGYVSRINVSHFGYGKALYLLHPNGYTTVYAHLQRYAGKIEEYVKEHQYKKENFEIELFPDASLLPVKKGDLIGFSGNTGSSGGPHLHFEIRDSAQRPMNPMLFGINIPDSKIPIISSVLAYPISADAQVNQVQESIKLRMVKQSDGNYKTEDLIALGKIGFGISSYDQLDGAYNKNGIYSINTYLNNIPKFEVKFDKFSFAETRYLNRYTDYGYFKTNRSQIQKLFRETNNPLSIIVQEDTNGYVSVEDSLDYSYTISVKDFKGNDIRVIIPIKGRNMEILKPRQIKETDDFIYADHATSLTKGKFSIYIPANSLYDDTYLDIQSSGDTLKFHEDIIPIHKNISITADISNYLEGDKDRLYIGRLNYKGEPYYTSTTRKGDKLVASTRLFGDYAVVSDLEAPVITPLNFSEGKWISNQKTLQIKIVDKSSGISSYRAVINGNFILMEYNYKTDVLTYDFGDGVNPETENNLKLIVIDNVGNSATFETKFFRKQT, from the coding sequence ATGAAGAAAATCTGTTTGTCACTCCTGTTTTTAAGCGCTATTTCTTTTGGGCAGTCCGAAATTCCGAATGATTATTTTGCGAATCCGCTGAACATCAATTTGATATTGTCTGGGAATTTTGGAGAATTGCGGTCCAATCACTTTCACAGCGGTTTGGATATTAAAACACAGCAAAAAGAAGGATTACCAGTCTTTGCAAGTGCCGATGGGTATGTGAGCCGTATAAACGTAAGCCATTTTGGATATGGAAAAGCGCTTTATCTCCTGCATCCTAATGGTTACACCACCGTTTATGCGCATCTTCAGCGCTACGCGGGAAAAATAGAAGAATATGTAAAGGAACATCAGTATAAAAAAGAAAATTTTGAAATCGAGCTTTTTCCAGATGCTTCCTTGCTTCCGGTAAAAAAGGGGGATCTAATTGGTTTTTCTGGAAATACCGGTAGCAGTGGCGGCCCCCATTTACATTTCGAGATACGGGACAGCGCCCAACGCCCCATGAATCCAATGTTATTTGGCATAAACATACCGGATAGCAAAATCCCCATAATTAGTTCTGTATTGGCATATCCTATAAGTGCGGATGCCCAGGTGAACCAAGTCCAAGAATCCATAAAACTGCGAATGGTTAAACAGAGTGATGGCAATTATAAAACGGAAGATCTAATTGCCTTAGGTAAAATTGGATTCGGAATATCCTCTTATGACCAATTGGATGGAGCCTACAATAAAAACGGGATTTATAGCATCAACACTTATTTAAATAATATTCCAAAATTTGAGGTGAAGTTTGACAAGTTTTCCTTTGCTGAAACCAGATATCTTAATCGGTATACGGACTACGGCTACTTTAAAACCAACCGGAGCCAGATCCAAAAATTATTTAGGGAAACAAATAACCCTCTCAGCATAATCGTACAGGAAGATACCAATGGATACGTTTCCGTGGAAGACAGCTTGGATTATTCCTATACCATTTCCGTAAAGGATTTTAAGGGAAATGACATTAGGGTGATTATTCCTATAAAAGGAAGAAATATGGAAATACTTAAACCGCGACAAATTAAGGAAACCGACGATTTTATTTATGCCGATCACGCAACTTCTCTCACCAAGGGAAAATTCAGCATTTACATTCCAGCCAACAGTCTTTATGATGACACTTACCTGGACATTCAGTCAAGTGGCGATACGCTGAAATTTCACGAGGACATAATCCCGATTCATAAAAATATTTCGATTACGGCTGATATTTCCAATTATTTGGAAGGTGACAAGGACCGTCTTTACATTGGAAGATTAAACTATAAAGGTGAGCCATATTACACCAGCACAACACGAAAAGGAGATAAACTAGTTGCCAGTACCCGTTTGTTCGGTGACTATGCGGTAGTTTCAGATTTGGAGGCACCCGTTATCACACCTTTAAATTTTTCTGAAGGAAAGTGGATAAGTAATCAAAAAACGTTACAAATTAAGATTGTCGATAAATCAAGCGGCATTAGTTCATATCGCGCGGTCATCAACGGAAATTTCATTTTAATGGAATATAATTATAAAACCGACGTTCTAACCTATGATTTTGGAGATGGTGTAAACCCTGAAACAGAGAACAATTTGAAACTTATTGTAATAGATAATGTGGGAAATAGCGCTACATTTGAAACAAAATTTTTTAGAAAACAAACCTAA